ACGGTTATAGTTTAGTGATTGAACTTACCCTTGATGATCCTCTACAAATCTTACGCACTGGACATtcgagcatctaatataaaattccattttttcctttaaaatgaagtaaaagtgaaaatggagtaaaattACTCCAATCCTACTCCATTTTCCACTccataataaaatgattaataaacaaaaaatagattactccatttatggagtgaatttcattatggagtgagatatggaATTGGATTGGAGCATTCCTTACtccattttagagaaaaaaatgtagTAGGAATGGAGATGCCCTAAGATCGTGAACAGCCTACACAGtctgttcagaaaaaaaaacagcctACATAACATCCTTGTATTAtccttttatttttacaaagttATCGTACtacttaacaaaaatatatatagacatTTGACTGAAAATTTCTTAAGATACTATGTATCATTTGGTTTGGTCTATTTTAGtactataaattaaaattttaaaacatacatTATGACTAGCCTATAACTATTGGGTTAAAATTTAGGTCGTGCTATTTTCTTCTAAGCctctgaaattttaaaaaaatatatatggacATAgactctcaattttttttttataaaaaaaaatccgatCCCCAAACTTTTGAATTCTCTATTAACTCGTCTACAACCTGTAAAATCTCAAGGCCGGACCatatatttaatgaaatatataacaCGTTGTAAACATTCATAGAATATAGTTCGGAGTTGCTAAGAAGGGAATATAGTTCAGATTGTTACCTATCAAGTAAAATGATGTAATTCTGCCATTTTACCACTTATATACAACTGCCAGTAATTTATGTAagccaaattatatttttttgctaattatGGAATAAAGGGAAATATCATCAATTAAGTCGGTATTAACTATTTATGAAGATTGCAAGCTTGGCAAGATCACTAGGTATCAGCTACTTCAAGAGACTACTCGAGAAATCCGGCATCCGAGGCGACGAGGTTAAACCCACCTTCCCGGGATTAAGTCGACGGTTGAGAACGATACTTGGTAGTCTAGGACATTTTGAGCAAGCTAGCGGAACGCGCCGGACGGGTGGTTGATGCGAAGCTAGCTTGTAAACATGTTTTTCTAGACCATTTTGGTTGAGTCAAGTTTGTATATTGACATTGGATGCTCGTTTTTGggtttgattaataaaaaaaaaaaaaaaaaaaaaaaaaaaaaaaaagtcggtATTAACTTAAATACAGAGaaattaaatatcataaattAAGTCAAAGAAGACTGGTTGTGTACGTGTGTGTTTGAAGTTTCATTTGCTGAATTTTATGTACTACATTTAGATCCTATCTTCGAACACCGTGACAGAAcatttaaatttcttaaaacaaaGTACATAGAGACCATGTGTAAAGAATAagttaatttgaaaaaaacaaagtacATAGAAAGTTAGAAACCATGTGTAAAGAAGAAGCGCGTTCTAGGGTTATATGAGAATTCAAAAAGAGACAAAGTTTAAAGTATGTATGCATGATACATCTTCAAGATAATgttgttttttataaatttatatattactatattGAAATATCTCACTCTTATTAAATTGAatagatattaaaaagtttttattaagcCAGTATAGCTACCAATCAGAGACGGCGTGAGATTGAGATCCTAGTAGATATTGTAGGATTATCATGCATGCACTGTGTTGCGTGATTTCAGATCACCCTTCAATATTCATCCCTAAAAACTACTAGTAAATATGTATATCTCTAAATAACGTTTACTATATATCGATCCACAAAATTTAGTGTGAAGATGtacaaaagaaatatttttatttaaacttttgTTGCTATATAGGAGTGTATAATCAAATATCTAAGTAGTGATAACAGCTCAATGATTATCAACAACATCATGAACCTATTTTAATACTTGACCATTGACACATTCATAAACTACATCTACAAGAGACTAACAAACGCAAAAGGTGCCTGTATAAAAATAATGACATTAAACAAGAAACGAGTTATTAATAGAATTTATGACTTTCTGTTAGCAAAACTCcagattatttttttatttaaaaaaaataaaatgagaaaGCAGTGGGTTGAAAAAGCAGAAACCGACAAGCATAGAGTGAAAAGAAAGCGCGTGAATATGGGGAAAAAATCCCTTTCCATAATTCTCTTTTTAGTCGTTGCcatttttcatcttcttcttcttcataagtTCACTCTCTCACCATGTTCTTCTGACGATGCTCTCATCATCACCGTCCTTGATCTATTCTCATATCATTCACCACTTCAGTTGTATTTGAAAGACAGTTTCAAACTCCTGAGATCTATTTGTTTCCCCAAGAAAACAGCTTGTTTTCAACTCCTGTCGTGTCTGAAGCCTCTAGTACTTGTTCTTTCCTTTTCTGTCAGCTACAGTTTCCTTATTGGGAGTTTTTGTCACGACTCACGAAGACCTTATAGATCGTTTGATCGGAACCTAGAAACATATCAAAATGGGTAAAACCGCCGGAAACAGAGACTGGGCTCAGATCTACGCGATATACGGTATTGAACAATGGCAGACGCTCGTCTTCCTTCTCTTCCACGCCTTCGTCTTCTCCCTCCTCTCCGTTCTCTTCCTCATCTACTTCGACCAGATTTGCTTCTTCCTCGACTCCTTCTTCCTCCCCGGCGCCGCCAGACTAGCCGCAGGGTTCACCGGCGCCGTCACCGCTCTCTCCGCCGTATGTCTCCTCTTCGCCGCCGCTAATTTCCTCTACTCCGACGTTCCGCTCCAGTACGAGATGGCTCAGCGCATGGTCAGCTCCGTCAGCGACTGGTCTTGCGTCAAAACGGCTCTCGATCTCGGCTGCGGACGTGGCATCCTCCTCAATGCCGTCGCTACTCAGCTCAAGAAAACCGGTAGCTCCGGTCGGGTCGTCGGGTTAGACCGGTCTAAACGCACCACCCTCTCAACTCTCCGCACCGCTAAACTCGAAGGTACACTTCCAAAGTCAACTCTCTAGTTTCtttcaaataaatgaaaaaaataaaaaaataataaatgtcaTTACACAACCTGTTCATGTTTTGAAGTTTGGTTCTGTTTTGTAATCACTCAGGTGTGCAAGAGTACGTGACTTGTCGGGAAGGAGATGTGAGGACGTTACCTTTTGGGGATAACTACTTCGACGTTGTTGTCTCATCGGTGTTCGTGCATACGGTGGGGAAAGAGCACGGTCAGAAGACGGTTGAGGCTGCGGCGGAGAGGATGAGAGTTTTGGGGGAGATAGTGAGAGTAGTTAAGCCTGGAGGCTTGTGCGTGGTGTGGGATCTCTTACACGTGCCTGAGTACGTGCGGCGACTCCAGGAGTTAAAGATGGAGGACATCCGAGTCTCTGAGCGAGTCACGGCGTTTATGGCTGCAAGCCACATCGTGTCGTTCCGTAAACCAAGCGAACTCGTCGCCGGACCACGTGAAGTCCGGCTCGATTGGAGATGCTGACGTGGATTTTTAAAACGGCAGTGTCGGTTGGTTTATATTATCAAACGGCACGTAGTACAAGTCGGGAGGTTGGAAACGATGATTGTGATTATACTGTATTATTTTAGTTACGAATATTAAAACTTAGAAATTTAAATACTGGGGAGGCGAAGCGGAACCAGATTAGCTTGTTAATGGCCGcgttttgatatttatttatatacaaacaattctattaatataatcagatctttattatggTGCTGAATCGACCATGTTGACTAATTAGTataggattaaaaaaaatcgaccATGTTTGAAGGTTGAGTGAATTTCAAGATTGTCGTCTTGTAAAATTCGTTGGGCATTAAATGACATGTCTTTTTCATATTACATCGATGTGATAGATGTTCTCcacattattaatttaattataacaaatccAAATGGGCCACGTTTGGGCCAAGGCTTTTACACATCCTCATAACGTCGCGAGTTGTTTAATCCTCATAGGAGAAAGCATCAGGCCGTTTATATGTCGTTTCTTAGGCTTCACTGGAAGATATATCGTATGTTTTGAGAATCCATCAAAGAAAGCTTTATGGTACAATGGAGAGCAATGAGAAGAAAGCTCTAAAGGTAGAACATGTTCCTCTTTGTTATAGTCTATTTTAGGTTCTGATTAGCACTTGATTGATCATTGAAGTTACGGACTTAGTTCATCTGGATTGCCATTTTTGCCTCCTCAGCAATATTTGAATTATCTTAGGTGAGTcctgttttctttttcactgAGTTGAATTAAATAAAGCAGCTCCCATGTGGGAACTGTACATGGGAACTGTAGGTTAGCAGGAAGAGGAACTGTGGAAATCACCATTAATAAAAGTGATCGTTCAACGTTTCAAGCTGAAGCTGAGGTAGATCAAAGAAAGAGTGGCTACAATCCAGGTATCAAAGCTAAATGGGATTTTAAATAAGGGTCAGTTACTTGTGTTTTACGCAACAATCTCTCTAGCTGTTCTTTTACGAGACAATGCTTTTACTTATTATCTGATTTATAGGTTGTTACCGATGGTTATTCAGCTCCATTACCAGCAGGGAATTTCGCAAAGTTTACTCTAACTTCAACTTTTGCTAACTATACAGTCTTAAACCTAAGAGACTGTACTATGTACTCTTGAGTCTTGGAAACAAGTGACAACCCAAAGCTATTGCATCTCGCGTTGTCTCAGGTAACCAACGGTGCATATGATAGAGCCAAACTCAATACGGTAAATCAAGCTGTTATCAAAAGTTCTAAACCCTTTCTTCAACATAATAGAGTACAAGTGTAACATctcaatttattatatatgcaATATGCTAGTGTATATTGACAAGTTTATAATAATTGATTTGACGAACTATATCATAAAATTCACTTAATTTTTCGGTCATACGTCCAAAAAATTTCGTTAGCCGTGGGCACTAGCGTTATTGGTGGATTTGTTTCAAGATATCTGCAAATGGATCTCATTTCCAACATTACTGgaacaaaacaaatttcaactttttatttacattcaaaccaaaaaaaaagttctcaGTTATGAGAGTatccaaattttaaaatcaaactgAAGACATTCTACAGAGTCTGCTAGGTGTTGGTCGGAAATTCAACCAACGGAGATTCATCCGCCGGATCGGAGGCGTCAAAGCTCTTCGCAACACCTCTTTGCTTCCGTCACTTGGCACCATAAACCCGTGCCTCACGCACTTGGACGAGCCAGGCCGTCCTGAACACGTGCAAGGCTGTCGAACTCTCAGGGCCGAACCGTGACTCCTACGTCTGACCCGAGTCGTCTCTGATCTTTCACGCATATCTGCGCCTTCTCCTGATGGGATCCTTCTCATAACCTGCATCACTTATTAATGATTTTTGCAGAAAAAGCTCTGTTTTATGAATTGTGTGAGAGAGTGAATGAGTTCTCTTCTGTCTTTATATTTAAATGTGAATTGACTTTGGTTTCAATCTTTGTGTGATGGAGAGGTTGGTCTACTTTCAAATTCTGGTTGCTCAAGTTGTCTAAGTTTGACCAATTCAATCTCACCAACAGGTCAACGGTGAACTTCTGAAGAACAATAAATGAGAAGATTCAATACTTTTGTCATGAAAAGAGACATGCTTTCCACCCAAATTCtacttatttaattaaataacacAAAGGCCAAAAGCTTTCCAAGTTGGTTTTTGGGTCCAATCTACTTTAGACCATATTgagaaaattagaaaattttgtGAGGTCCATAAACTTTCTAAACTCTTACAAGAGGGCCATCTAATTTCAATAATTGGTATTGTCATTTTTTATCATATTGGATGCAAAATGGCCTGCACAACCTGGATCTTTGGActtctctatcttttgttttcttccatGGTACCATTTTGTGGTAAAGTGGTGTGTACTGTACATTTTGTTGTAAGGTACGTTAAAGAGTTGTATCCTTTTGAAACAAGAAACATATGAATCTGATCCGAGCTGCTACCTCTTCCAGAAAGACCTTGTGATCATAAGGGCAGAAGTACCAAGTTCGAGAAATCATTTAAACTTGCTTTAATTCTTGACCCGTGGAGATTATGGATTCTGGTCTGGAGCTTCTTGGATATATAGAGAACATATTAATCTATCAGTCAGCCAGTCCACGGCAATATGAATGTATATGCGCATCATTTGCAGGATGCTAATTAGATACAATAAGGAAAAAAACATCAGTACATatgataaactaaaatattcGAATGTGATAATCTTGTATTCAGTTTCTTGTTACTAGAAGTCCATGAATTTCATCATGTTGTAATGATGACTCGATATATAACTGAAATTGTGAATAAGAGTGTTATATTATCCtcatatacaataataaatgaTTCTATTAAATAGATTTTGGAGGGTTTCTAAAAATTCACTCCTGTCGTAATCAAAAGATCGTCATGTAGCCAATAGAGAGTTGAAGACAGCGTTAGTTCATATTCCCCGATCTGTCCATCTTTCATCCTTGCATTTCCACTCCACCAACCAGCCCTTATTTACcttcattaatattttatccttgcttttgtacatatataaaaattaaaatcaaatcagAATCTATGGAAAAACTTCTAATCCACATATGTGTGTGTATTTTAGTGTGTGGCAgtaataaaataacattttggTGTTTATGAGTTAAATCAATCGCACTAGTTAGTACTTAGTAGTTACATACTAGTGCTGCCACTTTAgctctcttttgtttttacctttttgtgttgtttacgaatgttttcaaagtaataatagttgtatttttttgtgTGGAATAACTTAATTATCTTATCGATACTGTGCGACCCATTACAAAAAAATGTCACGGCTGTCTTGATCTTCATTGTGCATTTGCCTTGCATCTTGCTATGTTCCTATTATTTAGCTTGCTATTTCTATTTCCACAAAATATTTCTTCCATAttcgttttttttaaacacCTTATGTGAAAACAGCAAGATATTACGTACGGTTCCTTTGGGAACAAGCTAGTACAAGAAGATaagataatatatagatattttaagaAATTGATTGAGCATGAgagatatatattttgaatggGAAAACAAATGATCATGGAAAAATATGGCAAGTGTGAcctgaaataaaattaatatgtttACCAAATTAAGTGCTAATGGTGACAAAATTTCTGAAAGGTAATTTGTACATATTATCTAGAAGAGAGTGTAATTAAAGGCGGTTTTAATCACTTGGTTTAAAGGCAATGATTCATTTTGCTGATGTAGAAGCATATGGTCCATCGCTGGCCACTTGCAGCATTCTTTTATGCATACATCGTATGCCTTTCCAtatctttctcttctctttttcttaaACATCCAATTTCTTGATTTTAAGAAATTCTGAAAATTCGTGGGCGACTAGTTCTATGAAAGGGAAATATAACAACTGGTATCTTTTAATCAATAAGAGTTTTTTAAGTATGTATCATACAATAGTTTTATAATATACTTCAtctgtttcataatatatatagttttaagaaatttttttggtttcaaaATGTAAACAGTTTTCACATTTCTAggcattttttatattttttgggtATAatgtgaccaatcaaattatataaatttttattattggttcaattatatataacttatacattaaatgatactttttaaaaaataatagtttttctAATCTTTGTGATTTTagataaaactatttatattatattatatgaaacagagggagtatgtgtgattttgtgtgtgtttaatgtgaatttatttttctaataaaagtATCGGATTGACAGTAATACTTCCATTGTACAAATATAACCGtgatcaatatttaattataagttGTCTATTAATAAGTTTTGCTTTATATTAACGATTTAAATCACATGTAGGCAATATTGGAGCTAGACTATCTGCGTGCCATCAAAATTAAGACGTTATGAGACGCGTAACTTGAGTTGTGTGAAAGATTAAAGATACCGTTGCACTGACTCATCGAACCTAGCAGCTACATGCACCAGACAATATTACGTGCATTAATTATGTTCGCtagcaaaattttttttgttgagaatTATGTTTTGATACTATTTTCAGGTGGCAGATACATCTAAACTGGGATCCGATCATCAAATTAAACTCTTTATAAAATACTCCGATCCCAAGGAaagataaaccctaaataatactCCTACTGTACAGTTTTAGTTAATTACATCCAAAGTGTTCGAATGCTTCAAACGtcaaaagtatatatttaaaatattgaaaaaatatattgtgcATGCATGTGCCCTCAATAACTTTGATAATTTTTCAATTATGTAGATTATTTAATCCCCCCAcgataaacaaatattttgaagaACATAGTGGCTAAATAAAGATGTCAAAACTCATGTCCAACGAATACTTGCTACGGTGCTACCTATTACCggttatcattttatttaccaaaaaataacaaataagaTCTTTAAATGTAACTTTTGATCAACCCACGACGGTTGCCGGCTttctattaagaaaataaatccaCCTTGAAATCCGTGATTTATTTTTGGTATGCTTGTAATCTAACTGTATGACCTATGATTAATGGAATATATTTTGCGattttttctccaaaaaaaatatatattttgcgATGTCTAAATCTAAGTTCTGAGCAGGCTGACAACAAAATATAAGAGAAAGTTATGAGTAGAAAATGACACCCACACCTGAACGTATCTGGAATCATTCATAATTAGGGGGTTATTTGTTCAAATCAGATAATTAATTCTGACCAAGTAAAAATTTATTACAGTTTTAAGTAAGATAGTTAtgtaatagattttttttagtaatCTAACTTTATTTTTAGATTCTATGGAAGTGTTTATCTTAAGTGAAATAACTACGTCAGTTAGAAGAAAAtcttcggaaaaaaaaaactacgtcagtctaataaaatttcaagactagtttacataaataaaacaaaagcaaaTTTCTATGTCTCagataataataaatatctCTTGTTATTATTTACAGTTGCTGTGATTATTGAATATTGCTTGCAAAAGATTAGGGGTTAACAGCATACAAATAGCTGCTgcttacaaaaaatataatactttcTTACAAAACTTAGGACTAGTGTTTGGTATGAATTTAATGATACGAAAATATacatagaaaacaaaaagaaaaaatcacaaCCAGTATAATATAATActacattattattatatttatagctTTACAAGCAAATATTGTAATTTCTTATCATTGCGATTGCCTGATGCTTATCATTACTTTTAATCAGTTCAGCAAGTTCAGGATGTTTCCAAAGAAGATTGGTTTTcactatttttataatataatgtctatattttagtGTTTACACAAACATATACTCTAGGGCACTTCGTAGTTTCAAAAGAAGTTTGGATAAAGCAAGTCATGGGCGTGACATAAGAGATAAAGTCTATATCATCAACCAGAATAACATCTAGTATGAAACAATCATAAGGATAAAAAGTATAtcatattctattaaaataacaatttaaattcaaatccaGTTAAATATACTGTTTAATGTTAAGATAATTACATTAGTTTAGGGGATTTTTGGGGATAAATACACAATCCTTTTAACTATAGTAAAATTGAATTGGTAAGTGAAGAAAACTCACAGTTacacaactattttttttttttcaatcatttCCTTTACAAGTAAATACACTCTCAAAATATCATTGAGAACACTATATATGCATCTACACAATCAATATATAAACATCTAGGTATATGTAATCTTTACATTGCAACATTTAAATTAAAGAAAACTGTatattcttttgtttctatATGATTTTTGCCTCACTTCTGCCACTCTCTTCCTCTAACCCCTATGCCCCAATTAATTAACCCAAAACATATACACAAATCTCAAATTATATAATGCAAATGGCCCCACCAATCGGAAAAGAATCGTACTCAGCAATTCCGACACTTGTCACCAGAACTTTTTACAACCCAGACCGGTTTAAGAAGAGTACCAATTTAAACCAGGTAGTTGGTACGACGTCGCTCTGAATAATCCATCCCCCAACACACCACCTTGCTCCTCCACCATCGATGAAGACATGTTCGTAcagtctcctcctcctcctacgcCGTGAAACCGTTTGCTTGGAGATACTTCCTGCCCTTCCTCCCCTACAGGCCAATACGGAACCGGAAGAGCTCGTTTCAGATtcgccatcatcatcatcatcggtCCAGAGGAAGATACAGGGTTCAAACCGTTACCAACAACGTCGGCAATGGGATTACCATTACAGACATTGAGATTGACTGCATCGGTTCCGCTGCTGCACATCATGCCGCTTCCGTCGTACAAACCGGGATCATTGTCGGAGAACATCCCGTAACCACTGGAGAATCTTCCCGGAAAGAAGTTCATTGATCTTGAGACATTGTGGTTGAGTCCTGAAGGGATTTTCCTGAAGATGTAGTCGATCATATCATGATCCTTATCGTTGTCAACGTGTCGTCCCGCGTTGTTCTTCTTGTAGATTCGACATAGCACCCAGTCATCAAGCTACGTAACAAATAATCAATAAATtgtctattaaaaaaaatcaagaaatgattagcaaaaaaaaaaaaatcaagaaatcaaGAAATGACATAAATATCAAGAATATTAAAGGTGGATGAATCTTTACCCTTAGGGAGTTTTTCTTGTTGCCGTAATCACATCCTGGTGGTCTATTGTTTGGTTTGTTGTCGATGAGACGGTACTCATGCATGATCCAGTCGCTTTTAACGCCTTTTGGAGGTTTGCCACTGTAGAAGACGAGTGCCTTCTTCACGCCGACCTTTTGGTTCCCGTCTGAGGCAAGCACCGGTTTATCAGTACCCGTAGCTTTCCAGTAACCAGACGTTGCTGCTCTGTTTGGCCTCGCTCCGTTCGGATACTTCCGATCCCTAGGACTGAAGAAGTACCATTCCTGTTCTCCAAACGATGCCTTAGCTGCAAcaacaaaaattccaaaaaaaaaaagaaaaaggttaGAAGATCATACGTCAcacagataaaaaaaataataaaaaatgttagaTCATACGTCAcacagataaaaataataataaaaaatgttagaTCGTACGTCACACAGATAAATGATCTCTGGAGAAAGTGAAAACGTTTAAAGAACTcataaaaaagagataaaaacttggatgatgatgatgatgatgagatgaTCTTTACCAGGAAGTTCCCATGGATCGAACTTGTAGAGATCGACGTCAGCGATGATGGAGACAGGTAAAGGAGCGGAGGCGGCTTTGCGTTTAAGGTAGTGAACGACGAGCTCTTCATCGGTTGGATGAAAACGGAATCCTGGAGGAAGGTTAGGCTGCGGCGGCGGAGGACCACCGGAAGAATCTGTACTCTCCATTACAAGAACCTTCTCCGTGGTTGAAAATCTAACACAAGAGGATTTGCTAGTTTATAGGATTGTAAGAGAAGCTCATATCAAAGATTATtccctttctttttcttttttttttgcttagatatttgttttttttttaggtctGATGAAAAATGCTTCACAGAGTCGGCGTTACCATTCTTTTAAATGGCAGCATAAAACGCCAGTTTATGGGGGCTTAATCCTCTGTTCtttctcttata
The Brassica napus cultivar Da-Ae chromosome A1, Da-Ae, whole genome shotgun sequence DNA segment above includes these coding regions:
- the LOC106349530 gene encoding uncharacterized protein LOC106349530; protein product: MGKTAGNRDWAQIYAIYGIEQWQTLVFLLFHAFVFSLLSVLFLIYFDQICFFLDSFFLPGAARLAAGFTGAVTALSAVCLLFAAANFLYSDVPLQYEMAQRMVSSVSDWSCVKTALDLGCGRGILLNAVATQLKKTGSSGRVVGLDRSKRTTLSTLRTAKLEGVQEYVTCREGDVRTLPFGDNYFDVVVSSVFVHTVGKEHGQKTVEAAAERMRVLGEIVRVVKPGGLCVVWDLLHVPEYVRRLQELKMEDIRVSERVTAFMAASHIVSFRKPSELVAGPREVRLDWRC
- the LOC106380721 gene encoding uncharacterized protein LOC106380721, with protein sequence MQVMRRIPSGEGADMRERSETTRVRRRSHGSALRVRQPCTCSGRPGSSKCVRHGFMVPSDGSKEVLRRALTPPIRRMNLRWLNFRPTPSRLCRMSSV
- the LOC106349521 gene encoding NAC transcription factor 56 encodes the protein MESTDSSGGPPPPQPNLPPGFRFHPTDEELVVHYLKRKAASAPLPVSIIADVDLYKFDPWELPAKASFGEQEWYFFSPRDRKYPNGARPNRAATSGYWKATGTDKPVLASDGNQKVGVKKALVFYSGKPPKGVKSDWIMHEYRLIDNKPNNRPPGCDYGNKKNSLRLDDWVLCRIYKKNNAGRHVDNDKDHDMIDYIFRKIPSGLNHNVSRSMNFFPGRFSSGYGMFSDNDPGLYDGSGMMCSSGTDAVNLNVCNGNPIADVVGNGLNPVSSSGPMMMMMANLKRALPVPYWPVGEEGQEVSPSKRFHGVGGGGDCTNMSSSMVEEQGGVLGDGLFRATSYQLPGLNWYSS